In Brevibacillus brevis NBRC 100599, a single genomic region encodes these proteins:
- the cydB gene encoding cytochrome d ubiquinol oxidase subunit II produces MELNELWFLLIAVLFTGFFFLEGFDFGVGMATRLLSRNDLQTRVLINTIGPFWDANEVWLITAAGAMFAAFPEWYSTMFSGYYLVLTLILLALIGRGVAFEFRGKGKGEAWKKTWDAAILIGSFVPPMLFGMVFASLVKGVPIDQNMEMTAGFSDIVNGYSLWAGVTVTGLCLLHGLNFISLRTVGELREKSRVLAAKLLPMQAVLMAVLVGWTFMVTDLFERQGVLLTVAVLLGVIAFVLARHYLRQGREGWAFGMTGAMILLTFVSMFIGLFPRVMVSTIDSAFDLTLYNAASSPYTLKAMTIVAAVLLPFVLAYQAWSYFVFHKRVTEKDHLEY; encoded by the coding sequence ATGGAGCTTAATGAACTGTGGTTCCTGCTCATTGCCGTACTGTTTACCGGATTTTTCTTTCTCGAAGGGTTCGACTTTGGGGTCGGCATGGCGACACGCCTGCTATCACGAAATGATTTGCAAACCCGGGTTCTGATCAATACGATTGGCCCGTTCTGGGATGCCAATGAAGTGTGGCTGATTACAGCCGCTGGTGCGATGTTCGCAGCGTTTCCAGAGTGGTATTCCACGATGTTTAGCGGATATTATCTCGTGCTTACGCTGATTCTGCTTGCGTTGATTGGGCGAGGGGTAGCCTTTGAATTTAGAGGCAAAGGGAAAGGCGAGGCTTGGAAAAAGACGTGGGACGCAGCGATTCTGATTGGAAGCTTTGTCCCGCCGATGTTGTTCGGAATGGTGTTTGCCAGCTTGGTGAAGGGTGTGCCGATTGATCAGAATATGGAAATGACTGCGGGCTTCTCTGATATTGTGAATGGATACTCGTTGTGGGCAGGTGTGACAGTTACAGGACTATGCTTGTTGCACGGTCTGAACTTTATCTCGCTGCGCACTGTGGGCGAGCTGCGTGAAAAATCACGTGTACTGGCAGCAAAGCTGTTACCGATGCAGGCGGTTCTCATGGCAGTGCTTGTAGGGTGGACATTCATGGTAACGGATCTGTTTGAGCGGCAGGGTGTATTGTTGACAGTAGCGGTACTCTTAGGTGTTATCGCTTTTGTACTGGCTCGTCACTACTTGAGACAAGGCAGAGAAGGCTGGGCTTTCGGGATGACAGGTGCGATGATCCTGTTGACGTTCGTCTCGATGTTTATCGGTTTGTTCCCACGGGTGATGGTCAGCACGATTGATAGTGCGTTTGATTTGACCCTTTATAATGCTGCTTCGAGTCCATACACGTTAAAAGCAATGACCATTGTTGCAGCAGTGCTTTTACCGTTTGTGCTAGCCTATCAGGCTTGGAGCTACTTCGTTTTCCACAAACGAGTCACTGAAAAGGATCATTTGGAGTACTAA
- the cydD gene encoding thiol reductant ABC exporter subunit CydD — protein MDKELFRLQGIRPVMLLLAGLSLLQSAAIIGQALFLAKSIAILFEGQTVQMAYQPLALFLVLIVARHTIVWLQKKVAGRFAEAASESLQGRVLSRLFERGPRFAASEGSGKLVTLVLEGVDRVRTYLELSVPRTLDMVFVTFPLLAFVYRQDVISGLILIVTMPVLIGFFIVLGLAARKQADKQWRSYRMLSHHFTDSLRGLATLRFLGRSKDHGETVGRVSDQYRSATMRTLRVAFLSSLALDFFSMLSVAFVAVGLGLRLIEGNVGFETALVILILAPEYFLPVRMLGSDYHASLDGKEALETIRTIIDRAATDEHKAEPEVTVSQTSVTGVWNGTITLSDIRVVGEDGRQVLGEVSAELGSNRRRVGIVGASGAGKSTLLGVLGGFSEPEAGVIQVNGQPISWDAKQEWQRQIAYIPQHPYLFNQSLTDNIRFYEPEATQEQVEQVIRDVGLGELVDSLPNGCDEIIGEGGRTLSGGQSQRVALGRALLGNRPVILLDEPTAHLDIETEWELKQTMLSVLGDRRVFLATHRLHWMRDMDWIWVMDQGRLVETGTYEQLVAQKGVFYRLLTASAKGEKG, from the coding sequence ATGGACAAGGAATTGTTCCGCTTACAAGGAATCCGACCGGTTATGCTGCTGCTAGCCGGTCTTTCCCTCCTGCAAAGTGCGGCGATTATCGGTCAGGCCTTGTTTTTGGCGAAGTCGATTGCGATCTTGTTTGAAGGTCAAACGGTTCAGATGGCGTATCAGCCGCTTGCCCTGTTTTTGGTCCTGATAGTCGCTCGCCATACCATCGTTTGGCTACAAAAGAAAGTCGCTGGCCGTTTTGCAGAAGCTGCCAGTGAGTCTTTGCAAGGGCGCGTTCTATCCCGATTGTTCGAGCGTGGTCCACGTTTTGCAGCCAGTGAAGGAAGCGGAAAGCTTGTTACGCTTGTTCTGGAAGGGGTAGATCGTGTACGTACCTACCTGGAGTTGTCTGTTCCGCGTACGCTGGATATGGTTTTTGTTACGTTTCCGCTTCTGGCATTTGTCTACAGGCAAGATGTGATTTCTGGACTAATCCTGATAGTAACGATGCCGGTTCTCATCGGATTTTTTATCGTTCTCGGTCTGGCGGCGCGTAAACAGGCAGACAAACAATGGCGATCGTATCGAATGCTTTCCCATCATTTCACCGATTCGCTCCGCGGGCTTGCGACGCTCCGGTTTTTGGGACGCAGCAAAGACCACGGGGAGACTGTCGGAAGAGTGAGCGATCAATATCGATCCGCTACGATGCGAACGTTGCGCGTGGCCTTCTTGTCTTCTTTGGCACTCGACTTTTTCAGCATGCTGTCAGTTGCGTTTGTGGCGGTTGGTCTTGGGTTGCGGCTGATTGAAGGGAACGTTGGCTTTGAAACGGCATTGGTCATCCTGATTCTTGCACCAGAATACTTTTTGCCAGTACGGATGCTTGGATCGGATTATCATGCCTCATTGGATGGCAAGGAAGCGCTGGAGACGATTCGTACCATTATCGATAGGGCCGCTACAGATGAACATAAGGCGGAACCGGAAGTAACGGTTAGTCAGACATCTGTGACAGGTGTATGGAATGGAACGATTACCTTGTCCGATATTCGGGTCGTCGGTGAGGATGGCAGACAGGTACTGGGTGAGGTATCCGCGGAATTGGGCAGCAATAGGAGAAGAGTGGGCATTGTAGGGGCGAGCGGGGCAGGAAAATCAACCCTTCTCGGAGTGCTAGGCGGCTTTTCTGAACCCGAAGCTGGCGTGATACAAGTAAATGGTCAACCCATTTCGTGGGATGCGAAGCAGGAGTGGCAGCGGCAAATCGCTTACATTCCACAGCATCCGTATTTATTCAATCAATCGTTGACGGATAACATTCGCTTCTATGAACCGGAAGCGACGCAGGAACAGGTGGAGCAGGTGATTCGTGATGTCGGTCTGGGAGAGCTGGTGGACAGCTTGCCAAATGGCTGTGACGAAATCATTGGCGAAGGGGGACGCACGTTAAGTGGCGGACAGTCACAGCGGGTTGCATTAGGACGTGCGCTGCTTGGTAACCGACCAGTGATTTTGCTCGACGAGCCGACTGCTCACTTAGATATTGAAACGGAATGGGAGCTCAAACAGACCATGTTGTCGGTGTTGGGGGAC